One Magnetospirillum sp. 15-1 genomic region harbors:
- a CDS encoding ABC transporter ATP-binding protein, translated as MLEVRDLDLYYGDAQALDGVSLDVAEGEVVAIIGANGAGKTSLIRAIAGMKKPGRGTIRFDGHDITGRLSSVICDLGVAQVAEGRQIFPSMSVRENLEMGAVLPRARSKRKETLERCYTMFPKLKVRSDQAAGTLSGGEQQMLAIGRCLMGQPRLMMFDEPSLGLAPAVVGEMFKIIKALHEEGMTVILVEQNVSASLKLADRGYVLENGRVVLSGTGSGLLNDDGVRQAYLGL; from the coding sequence ATGCTGGAAGTTCGCGATCTCGACCTCTATTACGGCGACGCCCAGGCTCTGGACGGCGTATCCCTCGACGTGGCCGAGGGCGAGGTGGTGGCCATCATCGGCGCCAACGGGGCCGGCAAGACCTCGCTGATCCGCGCCATCGCCGGCATGAAGAAGCCGGGCCGGGGCACCATCCGTTTCGACGGCCACGACATCACCGGGCGCCTAAGCTCGGTGATCTGCGACCTGGGGGTGGCCCAGGTGGCGGAAGGCCGCCAGATCTTTCCGAGCATGAGCGTAAGGGAAAACCTGGAGATGGGCGCCGTGCTGCCCCGGGCACGGAGCAAGCGCAAGGAAACGCTGGAACGCTGCTACACCATGTTCCCCAAGCTCAAGGTCCGCTCGGATCAGGCGGCGGGAACGCTGTCGGGCGGCGAGCAGCAGATGCTGGCCATCGGCCGCTGCCTGATGGGCCAGCCGCGCCTGATGATGTTCGACGAGCCGTCGCTCGGCCTGGCGCCCGCCGTGGTCGGCGAGATGTTCAAGATCATCAAGGCCCTGCATGAAGAGGGCATGACGGTCATCCTGGTGGAGCAGAACGTGTCGGCCTCGCTGAAGCTGGCCGACCGGGGCTATGTGCTGGAAAACGGCCGCGTGGTGCTTTCGGGCACCGGCAGCGGCCTCTTGAACGACGACGGGGTCCGACAGGCCTATCTGGGTCTGTAA